A window of Sphingobacterium kitahiroshimense genomic DNA:
ACTTGAATTGGACGATTGTAAGGAGAATATGTCCAAAGCTGTTTCTTTTACAGAATCAGAATTAACAAAAATTCGTGCCGGAAAAGCTTCACCATCTATGTTAGATGGCATTTCGGTTGATTATTATGGATCTCCAACTCCGTTGGCTCAAGTTAGTAATATTAATACAACTGACGCACGTACTATTGTTATCCAACCATGGGAAAAACAATTGATCAATGCTATTGAAAAAGCTATCACAGATGCTAACTTAGGTGTTAACCCACAAAATGATGGTATTGTGATCCGTTTGGTAATTCCTGCTTTAACAGAAGAAAGAAGACGTGATTTAGTAAGAAAGGCAAAAGAAGAAACTGAAAAAGGTCGTGTTGTTGTTCGTAATATCCGCAAAGAAACAAATGAGTCTTTGAAAAAATTGAAAAATGACGGTGCTTCTGAAGACGAAATAAAAGTTGGTGAAGCTGAAGTTCAGAAATTGACTGATTTATACATTGCAAAAGTTGATAAATTAGCAGAATTAAAAGAAAAAGATATCATGACGGTATAATTTTCT
This region includes:
- the frr gene encoding ribosome recycling factor; translation: MNELISLELDDCKENMSKAVSFTESELTKIRAGKASPSMLDGISVDYYGSPTPLAQVSNINTTDARTIVIQPWEKQLINAIEKAITDANLGVNPQNDGIVIRLVIPALTEERRRDLVRKAKEETEKGRVVVRNIRKETNESLKKLKNDGASEDEIKVGEAEVQKLTDLYIAKVDKLAELKEKDIMTV